In the genome of Montipora foliosa isolate CH-2021 chromosome 3, ASM3666993v2, whole genome shotgun sequence, one region contains:
- the LOC137995612 gene encoding uncharacterized protein — MLTIDIPPDKKRKIERNKLSNSKRDAKDRNPHFSLTVEVKKGDDGRLEGLCSRLDRAKSLLGIDRRSSSTQNTDLLEKLLNCFELVTPSAVNPKLGTSSASSCKMRSTLSVSPFSSQPQLSSAESLEQKRPRKRQIYVDAAVDDPCFVCTGEPLKSLIKYFSRDSQCEFCGGEFKFSALSFSQQRHVCRLELPCVANDSVVWLSSGLLGHPAKYSANVRMVHAFTFTGLTETQYHSFSKAAGMASVMDKTIDTIYKDSSFGYIGTVHDLAKNSMEDARRDVQGTQYYAANGDCIITDARHDSSRAAMHSTVSAISISNKKIISVCNWSRADERSAPSRELPMTKEMVTNLTGVLAHNVTEVAYDCVVALKNWFEGRRIKNSFDTWHGTKGVVRDMKKICSGARRDEGIKWFTELSDKAKATKTHFYWAMRNNDGTEAGFQHYLLNVVDHYQGKHDVCHQTSRCKEDGYVCSKKKVAEAYTAAIIKTTIYKNPSDYLLCRVTFYIESFHVVILIYAPKRIHFGDETYEMRVHLAILDWNENVGRDVYSVQYYQHSRHPGRMAPTRLLRPKTFFFREAIWNSLFQQNKISAAPLPL; from the exons ATGTTGACTATCGATATCCCACCTGATAAGAAgcgaaaaatagaaagaaataAGCTTTCAAATTCGAAAAGGGATGCAAAGGACCGAAACCCTCATTTCAGCCTGACAGTGGAAGTCAAGAAGGGAGATGATGGTCGCTTGGAAGGTTTGTGCAGTCGACTCGATCGTGCCAAATCACTTCTTGGCATTGATCGGCGATCATCTTCCACGCAAAACACAGATCTTTTGGAGAAACTTCTCAACTGTTTTGAGTTGGTTACGCCTTCAGCGGTAAATCCGAAGCTTGGAACGTCTTCTGCATCATCATGTAAGATGAGGTCGACTCTAAGTGTGTCTCCATTCAGCTCACAACCTCAGCTGAGTTCAGCGGAATCCCTGGAACAAAAGAGACCTCGAAAAAGGCAGATCTATGTAGATGCTGCAGTTGATGATCCTTGCTTCGTTTGCACTGGCGAACCTCTAAAGTCGTTGATAAAGTATTTTTCCAGAGATTCCCAGTGTGAATTTTGTGGTGGAGAGTTCAAATTCTCAGCCTTGTCCTTTTCTCAGCAACGACACGTCTGTCGCTTGGAGTTGCCTTGTGTTGCCAACGATTCGGTAGTGTGGCTAAGCTCAGGGCTTCTTGGTCATCCTGCCAAGTATTCTGCAAATGTCAG GATGGTGCATGCATTCACTTTCACGGGTCTCACTGAGACCCAATACCACAGTTTCAGTAAGGCAGCTGGGATGGCCTCTGTTATGGACAAGACTATTGATACAA TTTACAAGGATAGCAGTTTTGGATACATTGGAACAGTGCATGATCTGGCCAAAAACTCTATGGAGGATGCAAGAAGGGACGTGCAAGGAACCCAGTATTATGCTGCAAATGGTGAT TGTATCATCACCGATGCTAGACATGACTCTAGTCGAGCAGCGATGCATTCTACTGTTTCAGCCATTTCCATAAG caacaagaaaataatttctGTTTGCAACTGGAGCAGGGCTGATGAAAGGAGTGCGCCATCCAGGGAACTTCCTATGACAAAGGAAATGGTAACAAACCTCACAGGAGTTCTAG CTCACAATGTGACTGAGGTGGCCTATGATTGTGTTGTTGCACTCAAAAATTGGTTTGAGGGAAGACGcataaaaaattcttttgataCTTGGCATG GTACAAAAGGAGTTGTGCGTGATATGAAAAAAATATGTAGTGGAGCTCGGCGTGATGAGGGTATCAAATGGTTTACAGAGCTATCAGATAAAG CCAAAGCCACAAAGACGCATTTCTATTGGGCCATGCGCAATAATGATGGCACTGAAGCTGGTTTTCAGCACTACTTACTCAATGTCGTGGATCACTACCAG GGAAAGCATGATGTATGCCACCAAACTTCGAGGTGCAAGGAAGATGGGTATGTCTGCAGTAAGAAGAAGGTGGCAGAAGCTTACACAGCTGCCATCATCAAAACTACCATCTATAAAAATCCATCTGACTATCTCCTG TGTCGTGTCACATTCTACATTGAATCTTTTCACGTGGTGATTTTAATCTATGCCCCAAAGAGAATACACTTTGGTGATGAAACCTATGAGATGAGGGTGCATCTTGCTATACTAGATTGG AATGAGAATGTTGGAAGAGACGTTTACTCAGTGCAGTACTATCAGCACTCACGTCATCCTGGAAGAATGGCCCCGACAAGACTTTTGAGACCAAAGACGTTTTTCTTCAGGGAAGCTATATGGAACTCATtgtttcaacaaaataaaatttcagcTGCTCCTCTTCCTCTTTGA